One genomic region from candidate division KSB1 bacterium encodes:
- a CDS encoding DUF559 domain-containing protein: MPKRKIIPYNPKLKEFARNLRNNSTLSEILLWKKLKGKQIRGYDFHRQKPLDNYIVDFFCNELMLAIEIDGRSHHYKVLADRERQNSLESFGVHFLRFTDYEVKTNMDNVIRVIEAKIIELEAKD, encoded by the coding sequence ATGCCAAAACGCAAAATTATACCATACAATCCAAAACTAAAAGAATTTGCCAGGAATCTCCGCAATAACAGCACGTTATCTGAGATATTACTTTGGAAGAAACTAAAAGGAAAACAAATTCGCGGTTATGATTTTCACCGTCAAAAACCGCTTGATAATTATATTGTTGATTTCTTTTGCAATGAACTGATGTTAGCCATAGAGATCGATGGTAGAAGTCACCATTACAAAGTTTTAGCAGATCGAGAACGGCAAAATAGTTTAGAATCATTTGGAGTCCATTTTCTTCGTTTTACAGATTATGAAGTCAAAACGAACATGGACAATGTAATTAGAGTTATTGAAGCGAAGATAATAGAACTTGAAGCGAAGGATTGA